A window from Dehalobacter sp. DCA encodes these proteins:
- a CDS encoding site-specific integrase, producing the protein MHNKPLPVLLEELEQEMKRLGYTEATLKFYRRRWQMLMEFAKSRAEVYFSEQLGIDFIEKYFDIWKKDFEKTLSQRDTQELRVIRIVGDFQLHRTVLRRYYKHRELLTDSYYIDISNDFKKYCERKDYSKVTVEHYVKQSQRFMDYLISQGISHCYDIRLPVINSYIRTLAGYTYKTVEQIICSIRSFLRYLQEQDILKTDLASKTPMVQARKQTRIPSVWTKEELDLLIGAIDRGNPKGKRDYAIILLACVLGLRVNDIKNLTFGCFRWEENKLIFAQSKTRETVNLPIPSEVGWAVIDYLKYGRPKIDSPIVFVRHLAPFLPFSESDHLHQLIRDYMRIAHLPTLKKHRGMHSLRHTAASRMLEHDTPLAVISDILGHTNTDSTAVYLKVDVNKLKECCLGTPEVDVYE; encoded by the coding sequence ATGCATAACAAACCGTTACCAGTACTTCTAGAAGAACTTGAGCAGGAAATGAAGCGCCTCGGCTATACAGAAGCTACATTAAAGTTTTATCGCCGGCGTTGGCAGATGCTTATGGAATTTGCCAAGTCACGTGCTGAAGTATACTTCAGCGAGCAGCTTGGAATTGACTTCATTGAAAAATACTTCGACATTTGGAAAAAGGATTTTGAAAAAACTCTTTCTCAGCGCGATACTCAGGAGCTGCGTGTCATCCGGATAGTAGGCGACTTCCAGCTCCACCGCACTGTTTTAAGACGGTATTATAAACATCGAGAATTGCTTACCGATTCGTATTACATAGATATCAGCAACGATTTCAAAAAATACTGCGAACGCAAAGATTATTCCAAGGTGACGGTTGAACATTACGTGAAACAATCGCAGCGTTTCATGGATTATCTTATTTCTCAAGGAATCAGTCACTGCTATGATATTAGGCTCCCTGTTATCAACAGCTATATCCGAACACTAGCTGGGTATACCTATAAAACTGTGGAACAAATCATATGTTCCATACGTTCATTTTTAAGATATTTACAGGAGCAGGACATCCTGAAAACAGACTTGGCATCCAAGACACCAATGGTTCAGGCTCGTAAACAGACACGCATCCCATCTGTCTGGACGAAAGAAGAATTGGACTTACTGATAGGTGCCATTGACCGTGGAAATCCAAAGGGGAAACGGGACTATGCCATTATTCTTCTAGCTTGCGTGTTAGGTCTTAGGGTTAATGATATCAAAAACCTTACTTTTGGTTGTTTCCGCTGGGAAGAAAATAAACTGATATTCGCCCAGTCAAAAACAAGGGAAACAGTCAACCTACCAATTCCTTCTGAAGTGGGATGGGCTGTCATCGATTATCTGAAATATGGCAGGCCCAAAATTGATTCACCGATTGTATTTGTGAGACATTTGGCACCATTTCTGCCTTTTTCAGAAAGTGATCATCTGCATCAGTTAATTCGAGATTATATGCGGATTGCCCATCTGCCGACCTTGAAAAAGCACCGGGGTATGCATTCGCTTCGCCATACGGCGGCTTCAAGAATGCTTGAGCATGACACCCCTCTTGCTGTTATATCAGATATACTGGGTCATACCAACACGGACTCCACGGCTGTTTATTTGAAAGTGGATGTCAATAAACTGAAGGAATGCTGTTTAGGTACTCCGGAGGTGGATGTGTATGAGTAA
- a CDS encoding DUF1638 domain-containing protein, giving the protein MTLKIIACEVMKEELLTVASGRNIEFEFLPQVRHNHPEKLGMELQSILDSSIGYSRVVLGYGLCGGAAKKLRAGDFTLTIPRVHECTPLLLGSQASYEKHRLDEIGTLYMSCGWTNSEGSIVGEYNRTYEKYGEKMTAILIATMYSSYKRVLFIRTGIPNEEKYLRRSKEIGQLLKLDHQIAQGNLRYIDKMVNGPWLEDEFINIPPHGLIDESYFIDQHQNM; this is encoded by the coding sequence ATGACTCTAAAGATAATTGCTTGCGAGGTTATGAAAGAAGAACTGCTTACCGTGGCCTCAGGCCGTAACATTGAATTCGAGTTTCTCCCACAGGTACGTCATAATCATCCGGAAAAATTGGGGATGGAATTGCAGAGCATTCTGGATAGTTCAATTGGCTATTCGCGAGTTGTGTTGGGCTACGGGCTATGCGGGGGCGCTGCAAAAAAATTGCGGGCGGGTGACTTTACTTTGACAATACCACGAGTACATGAATGCACTCCGCTGCTGCTCGGCTCTCAAGCAAGTTATGAGAAACACCGTTTGGATGAAATAGGTACATTGTATATGTCATGTGGCTGGACGAATAGTGAAGGGTCTATTGTTGGGGAGTATAATCGCACCTATGAAAAGTATGGCGAAAAAATGACTGCCATACTTATCGCCACGATGTATAGCAGCTATAAGCGCGTATTGTTTATCCGTACAGGTATTCCGAATGAAGAAAAATATCTGCGGCGGTCCAAGGAAATAGGACAATTACTGAAATTGGATCATCAAATAGCGCAAGGAAATCTGAGATATATTGATAAGATGGTTAATGGACCATGGCTTGAAGATGAGTTTATCAATATTCCCCCTCACGGATTAATCGATGAATCATATTTTATAGATCAACATCAGAATATGTAA
- the cbiD gene encoding cobalt-precorrin-5B (C(1))-methyltransferase CbiD produces MARDKDRHTWREGYTTGSCAAGAAKAACLLLKGDSLADQIEIPLPSSARFTMPIHGGIAGYPEARACILKDGGDDADITHGLEIHASARYISPSGEVHIRGGQGVGTVTKKGLALSVGDSAINPVPKKMIYEAVREVFPHEELEIIIEVPAGEAAALRTLNPRLGIIGGISILGTSGIVRPMSEEAFKTSILPELEQAVAYGHKTIVLTPGHYGYRVATERFMVSAEAVVEMSNFVGFLLEEAAYRGIEQVILLGHIGKLIKVSAGIFHTHNRVADARMEILLAHAALAGVNLDTLKRLAEFPTIERATLELLQLGEQKLLHHLAHLASERAQAFTFGRLSVGTVMTSLNGQLVGWDLKARNIVEEQGWVWSVEP; encoded by the coding sequence ATGGCACGAGATAAAGATCGACATACTTGGCGGGAAGGATATACTACAGGAAGTTGTGCTGCTGGCGCCGCTAAAGCAGCCTGTCTGCTCCTTAAAGGAGACAGCTTAGCTGATCAAATAGAAATTCCACTTCCGAGTTCGGCACGCTTTACAATGCCTATCCATGGTGGCATCGCTGGATATCCAGAGGCTAGAGCATGTATTTTGAAAGACGGCGGAGATGATGCGGATATTACGCATGGTCTTGAGATCCATGCCAGCGCGCGCTATATTTCACCATCTGGAGAGGTTCACATCCGAGGTGGTCAAGGAGTTGGTACTGTTACAAAAAAAGGATTGGCACTCTCAGTCGGAGACAGTGCCATTAACCCAGTGCCCAAAAAAATGATCTATGAAGCAGTTCGGGAGGTCTTTCCCCATGAAGAACTAGAAATTATTATCGAAGTTCCCGCTGGAGAGGCGGCTGCCTTACGCACCCTTAATCCAAGACTAGGGATCATCGGAGGAATTTCTATACTCGGAACCAGTGGGATAGTCCGACCGATGTCCGAGGAAGCGTTTAAAACCTCTATCCTACCTGAGTTGGAGCAGGCAGTCGCTTATGGACATAAAACTATTGTACTTACCCCAGGGCACTATGGGTATAGGGTCGCGACGGAACGTTTTATGGTCTCTGCTGAAGCCGTGGTTGAGATGAGTAATTTTGTTGGCTTTTTATTGGAAGAAGCGGCTTACCGGGGAATTGAACAGGTGATTTTATTAGGACACATCGGAAAACTCATTAAAGTTTCGGCTGGAATCTTCCATACTCATAACCGTGTAGCAGATGCTCGAATGGAAATATTACTGGCTCATGCCGCATTAGCCGGAGTTAATCTCGATACTTTAAAACGTTTGGCAGAGTTTCCAACGATCGAACGAGCCACGTTAGAGCTCTTACAACTTGGAGAGCAAAAATTGCTTCATCATCTGGCACATCTAGCAAGTGAAAGAGCCCAGGCGTTCACCTTCGGACGTTTGAGCGTTGGAACCGTTATGACGTCGTTGAACGGTCAACTAGTTGGTTGGGATTTGAAGGCACGCAATATTGTAGAAGAACAAGGCTGGGTGTGGTCAGTTGAACCGTGA
- the ltrA gene encoding group II intron reverse transcriptase/maturase, giving the protein MATTTANTKLRHNEYYGQQSILDELYERSLKGAKFNKLYEKIVEENNILLAYRNIKANTGSKTEGTDGLTIKDIAGMTNQEVITMVKRRLKNFTPQSVRRVEILKDNGQNRPLGIPTMSDRLIQACIYQILEPICEARFHNHSYGFRPTRRTEHALATMHRMINIQHLHFVVDVDIKGFFDNVDHGKLLKQMWTMGIQDKNLLCIISAMLKAEIEGIGIPNKGVPQGGLCSPLFSNVVLNELDWWISDQWESYETSYPYKRNEGKIRAIRRGSKLKECYIIRYCDDFKIMCPTRDVAERMFVAVKLWLKERLNLEISSEKSKITNLRKKSSEFLGFKIKAVVKGRKRVANSNIKPSAVVKIIAKGKDLIKKIQKNSADKNVSLYNSYVLGTQNYYRIATHCTKDFSKIGYELDRNIKIRWKSISTNKGSPSKLYLERYKGYAKKKTYIHGHIIFPMSACKTKNAMNHSKMVNKFTPEGRKFIHQLIESVSGFEFIYLSKNPVIDRSIEYNDNRISLFSAQGGMCEVLGKRLEVNDFHCHRIIPIIAGGGDKYSNLVIIAPDIHRLIHATKSETIQQILAKLELSKKQIAKVNKFRVQVGNIVI; this is encoded by the coding sequence ATGGCTACCACTACAGCGAATACCAAGTTGCGCCACAATGAATATTATGGGCAACAAAGTATACTTGATGAATTGTATGAAAGAAGTCTCAAGGGTGCAAAGTTTAATAAACTATACGAAAAAATTGTAGAAGAAAACAACATCCTATTAGCCTATCGAAACATTAAGGCTAACACAGGGAGTAAAACAGAAGGCACTGACGGTTTAACCATCAAAGACATAGCAGGTATGACCAACCAAGAAGTCATTACAATGGTCAAAAGAAGGTTGAAGAACTTTACACCACAATCGGTCAGACGGGTAGAAATCTTAAAAGATAATGGCCAAAATCGCCCTCTTGGAATACCCACTATGTCCGATCGTCTGATTCAAGCGTGTATTTATCAAATCCTTGAGCCAATCTGTGAAGCAAGGTTTCACAATCATAGCTATGGATTTAGGCCCACTAGAAGGACAGAGCATGCACTAGCCACGATGCACAGGATGATTAACATTCAGCACCTGCATTTTGTTGTAGATGTGGATATAAAGGGATTTTTCGATAATGTCGATCATGGAAAGCTTCTTAAACAGATGTGGACTATGGGGATTCAGGACAAGAACCTTCTTTGTATTATATCGGCTATGTTAAAGGCAGAAATTGAAGGAATAGGAATCCCCAATAAGGGTGTTCCGCAGGGTGGTCTGTGTTCTCCATTATTTTCTAACGTGGTCCTTAATGAATTAGATTGGTGGATCAGCGATCAATGGGAAAGCTATGAAACTTCATACCCCTATAAAAGAAACGAAGGCAAAATTAGAGCAATACGCAGAGGGTCAAAACTGAAGGAATGCTATATCATCAGGTACTGTGATGATTTCAAAATCATGTGTCCAACCAGAGATGTAGCAGAACGGATGTTTGTCGCAGTTAAACTCTGGCTCAAAGAGAGACTAAATCTAGAAATAAGTTCAGAAAAATCAAAGATTACAAACCTGCGCAAGAAATCATCGGAGTTCCTCGGCTTCAAAATCAAAGCTGTTGTTAAGGGAAGGAAACGAGTCGCTAACTCAAATATCAAACCCAGTGCTGTTGTGAAAATAATAGCTAAAGGGAAGGATCTTATCAAGAAAATCCAAAAGAATTCAGCAGACAAGAATGTAAGTCTCTACAATTCTTATGTTCTTGGAACTCAAAATTACTATCGTATAGCAACACATTGTACTAAAGACTTCTCAAAAATCGGATATGAGCTTGATAGGAACATTAAAATCAGGTGGAAGTCAATCTCTACCAATAAGGGTTCTCCCAGCAAGCTATACTTGGAAAGGTATAAGGGATATGCTAAGAAGAAGACATATATACATGGTCACATCATATTCCCCATGTCAGCATGTAAAACTAAAAATGCAATGAATCACTCCAAAATGGTAAACAAATTCACACCTGAAGGGAGAAAATTCATTCATCAACTAATCGAAAGTGTATCAGGTTTCGAATTCATATACCTAAGCAAAAATCCAGTAATAGACCGAAGTATTGAGTATAATGACAACCGAATATCCTTATTTTCTGCCCAAGGCGGAATGTGTGAGGTACTCGGTAAAAGATTAGAAGTAAATGATTTCCATTGCCATCGTATCATTCCAATTATTGCTGGCGGAGGAGATAAATACAGTAATCTTGTCATAATTGCTCCTGATATTCACAGATTGATACATGCAACCAAATCCGAAACAATTCAACAAATACTGGCGAAGCTTGAACTATCTAAAAAGCAGATAGCCAAAGTGAATAAATTCAGAGTACAAGTAGGAAATATTGTGATATAA
- a CDS encoding energy-coupling factor transporter transmembrane component T: MPSGLRGCYNMVCYKEVISLISIILITGFSFAPERFARVSSQTILFYALPGERLGETVGGFLMGTTFIFRLFSMMIVSSVLTLTTSMDDFTQFFHKLKVPLEVSMMLTTAIE, from the coding sequence ATGCCGAGTGGATTGCGGGGCTGTTACAACATGGTCTGCTACAAGGAAGTTATATCCCTAATATCGATTATTCTAATTACAGGATTTAGCTTTGCACCAGAGCGCTTTGCTCGAGTTTCAAGCCAAACGATTCTCTTTTATGCCCTACCAGGAGAGAGATTAGGAGAAACCGTGGGAGGATTCCTAATGGGCACGACGTTTATCTTTCGGCTTTTTAGTATGATGATCGTCTCTTCGGTATTGACTTTGACCACGTCAATGGATGATTTCACTCAATTTTTTCATAAGCTGAAGGTACCGCTAGAGGTATCTATGATGTTGACAACAGCGATTGAATAG
- a CDS encoding tyrosine-type recombinase/integrase has product MSNYLFKGPFAEHIENHVSLKKAIGYKYEAEARHLLRFSSFTEQKYPEATMLTKEIVLDWCSKKSYEAQANQCTRASILRQLAIYMDSVEIGAYVLPKGYYPTEEQYVPHIYTENELQRFFHETDQCHYVSECPYRHLIMPVFFRMVYSCGLRSSEARLLKVSDVNLETGILSIHHSKKDNSRLVPMSDELTERCRNFSANVHMFLKETDWFFPGLNGKPMTLGNVYHNFRRFLWRVGISHGGRGKGPRVQDFRHAYACHCLKKWVIQGKDLAAYLPVLKTYMGHDSFEETAYYLRLTADVFPDISIKLEGCYPDIIPRLEGSADETD; this is encoded by the coding sequence ATGAGTAATTACCTGTTTAAAGGACCATTTGCAGAGCATATTGAAAACCATGTCTCCCTGAAGAAAGCAATCGGCTACAAATATGAGGCAGAAGCAAGGCATCTATTGCGGTTTTCTTCCTTTACTGAACAAAAATATCCTGAAGCAACAATGCTTACAAAGGAAATAGTGTTAGATTGGTGCTCAAAAAAAAGTTATGAGGCACAGGCCAATCAGTGTACGAGGGCTTCGATCCTACGGCAACTTGCCATATATATGGACAGTGTGGAGATTGGCGCATACGTCCTACCGAAAGGCTATTACCCCACGGAAGAACAATATGTGCCTCATATCTATACGGAAAATGAACTGCAGCGTTTCTTCCATGAGACAGATCAATGCCACTATGTCAGTGAATGTCCATATCGCCACCTCATCATGCCAGTATTCTTTCGTATGGTTTATTCCTGTGGCCTTCGTTCCTCAGAAGCAAGACTCCTGAAAGTATCAGATGTGAATCTTGAAACAGGCATACTGTCCATTCATCATTCAAAGAAAGATAACAGCCGATTGGTTCCGATGTCAGACGAACTTACAGAACGATGCCGGAATTTTTCTGCGAATGTGCATATGTTCTTAAAAGAAACTGATTGGTTCTTCCCAGGATTAAATGGAAAACCAATGACTTTAGGGAACGTTTACCACAATTTCAGGCGTTTTTTATGGAGAGTTGGCATTTCTCACGGCGGGAGGGGAAAAGGACCGAGAGTCCAAGATTTTCGACATGCATACGCGTGTCACTGCCTAAAAAAATGGGTTATACAAGGAAAAGACCTTGCAGCATATCTTCCAGTACTGAAAACATATATGGGGCATGATTCTTTTGAGGAAACAGCGTATTACCTTAGGCTGACTGCTGATGTTTTTCCGGACATATCTATCAAATTGGAAGGATGTTATCCAGACATCATTCCAAGACTGGAAGGTAGTGCCGATGAAACCGACTGA
- a CDS encoding site-specific integrase, which yields MKPTDFATYLTEFLSIYLPGQKNASRNTIASYRDTFKLLIRYCQEQRDIPVEKLKMSMLTNGLITDFLEWIEKSRKCSIATRNQRLAAIHSFYRYAQYEEPSGILHFQKVIAIPIKKTSKPSVPHLTPEAMKLLLSQPGKMTSKGRRDLTLLSVLYDSGCRVQELADLKVRDVVLNNPAVLILTGKGNKVRRVPLMKNTMTLLEHYIQENSLDKPWKSDYPLFINKQHNKLTKEGIAYIISQYVSLARKISTIVPEKVMPHMFRHSKSMHLLQAGVNLIYIRDFLGHEDIKTTEIYAKCDSELKRKAIENAYPDLVDSNLPDWNKDAALLVWLSNLK from the coding sequence ATGAAACCGACTGATTTTGCTACCTACCTTACAGAATTCCTTTCCATATATCTGCCCGGGCAGAAAAATGCAAGCAGAAATACAATAGCGTCCTACCGTGATACCTTTAAATTATTAATCCGGTATTGTCAGGAACAGAGGGACATCCCTGTCGAAAAGCTGAAGATGAGTATGCTGACAAATGGGCTGATTACTGATTTCTTGGAATGGATTGAAAAAAGTCGCAAGTGCAGCATTGCAACTCGGAATCAGAGGCTTGCAGCCATACATTCCTTTTACCGGTATGCACAGTACGAAGAACCGTCAGGAATACTTCATTTCCAAAAGGTAATAGCCATACCAATTAAGAAGACATCCAAACCATCGGTACCACATCTGACGCCTGAGGCAATGAAACTTTTATTATCACAGCCTGGCAAGATGACATCAAAAGGCAGACGAGATCTAACACTGTTAAGCGTCCTTTACGACTCCGGATGCAGGGTGCAGGAATTAGCCGACCTCAAGGTGCGTGATGTTGTACTCAATAATCCAGCAGTACTTATCCTTACAGGAAAAGGTAATAAGGTACGAAGGGTTCCACTGATGAAAAACACTATGACTTTGTTGGAGCATTATATTCAGGAGAATTCCCTTGATAAGCCCTGGAAAAGTGATTATCCTCTCTTTATTAATAAGCAGCACAACAAGCTCACAAAGGAAGGCATAGCTTACATTATTTCTCAGTACGTTAGTTTAGCAAGAAAGATATCCACGATTGTGCCGGAGAAAGTGATGCCCCATATGTTTCGACATTCGAAAAGCATGCACCTGCTGCAGGCCGGTGTCAACCTTATCTATATCCGAGACTTTCTTGGGCATGAGGATATCAAAACCACCGAAATTTATGCAAAGTGTGATTCTGAGTTGAAACGCAAGGCTATTGAGAATGCCTATCCAGATTTGGTAGATAGTAATCTTCCTGATTGGAATAAAGATGCTGCATTACTTGTCTGGCTTTCGAATCTCAAGTAG
- a CDS encoding energy-coupling factor transporter transmembrane component T family protein, whose product MTIQIRFIPTLDRKRRFILEAQKARGTRFNDKGIVGPIRSYFPIMIPMFINSILMANSLSMAMLNRGYGLTRTCTVLREISFAPRDYWVFSLIVLLLTLAVFIRFSLHLGVL is encoded by the coding sequence TTGACAATCCAGATACGATTTATTCCGACGCTAGATAGAAAACGACGATTTATCTTAGAAGCTCAAAAAGCGCGCGGGACAAGATTTAATGATAAAGGGATTGTCGGTCCTATTCGCTCATACTTTCCAATAATGATTCCCATGTTTATTAATTCGATTTTGATGGCTAATTCATTATCAATGGCTATGCTTAATCGAGGGTACGGTTTGACGAGGACATGTACAGTGCTGCGAGAGATTTCATTTGCTCCTAGAGATTACTGGGTGTTTTCTCTTATTGTTCTGTTATTGACGTTGGCTGTTTTTATTCGTTTCAGTCTGCACTTAGGGGTTCTATAG
- a CDS encoding reverse transcriptase N-terminal domain-containing protein: MNTLETKSARPLITNWDQINWQEINEYVEKLQQRIYHAESVGDKRKVRDLQRMLMNSEAALLVSIRRVTQLNRGKRTAGVDGYKALTPKDRLELYMKMKNMSLSLHQPKPAYRTYIEKKNGKLRPLGIPTVLDRVYQNVARLALEPQWEARFNPTSYGFRPKRNCHDAAERIFNTMKGKNKKVWIFEGDFKGCFDALNHDYIMQQLKEFPETELIGRWLKAGFVDNKVFNETEEGTPQGGLCKA; encoded by the coding sequence ATGAACACTTTGGAAACAAAGTCCGCAAGACCTCTCATTACTAATTGGGACCAGATAAACTGGCAGGAAATCAATGAGTATGTAGAGAAATTGCAACAACGAATATACCATGCCGAAAGTGTAGGCGACAAACGTAAAGTACGAGACCTTCAAAGAATGCTGATGAACAGCGAGGCGGCATTGTTAGTATCGATCCGCAGGGTAACACAGCTTAACAGAGGTAAGAGAACTGCCGGAGTAGATGGATATAAGGCGTTAACGCCCAAAGACAGACTTGAATTGTACATGAAAATGAAGAATATGAGTCTGTCCCTTCATCAACCCAAGCCAGCATACCGGACATACATTGAAAAGAAAAATGGCAAACTCCGTCCATTGGGAATACCTACCGTTTTAGACAGAGTTTATCAGAATGTGGCTCGTTTGGCATTAGAACCGCAATGGGAAGCAAGGTTTAACCCCACATCGTATGGATTTAGGCCAAAAAGAAACTGTCATGATGCAGCAGAAAGAATCTTCAATACCATGAAAGGTAAAAACAAAAAAGTATGGATATTTGAGGGTGATTTCAAAGGGTGCTTCGACGCTCTGAACCATGACTACATCATGCAACAACTCAAAGAATTTCCCGAAACGGAACTAATCGGCAGATGGCTCAAAGCTGGATTTGTAGATAATAAGGTATTTAATGAAACCGAGGAAGGAACGCCGCAGGGCGGCTTATGCAAAGCTTAG
- a CDS encoding IS3 family transposase (programmed frameshift): MTKRERRSFTDEFKNQMVQLYLNGKPRAEILKEYDIGGSTFDRWTKHHEKTGSFREKDNLSDEQKELIKLRKENQRLLMENDIFKASRADHGTKVDVIRQNAHKYSVSAMCKVLQVNRSSYYYKSTYQEVEDDVEQHVIEIFESNQRVYGTRKIKIELQKKNLTVSRRRIGRLMKKNGLVSTYTVAQYKPFKTKCNEAEIKNELNREFEKAVPLETVVSDLTYVRVGTKWHYICLLVDLFNREIIGQSCGKAKDAALVYRAFASVKSNLHNIRMFHTDRGSEFKNQLIDEVISTFNIQRSLSMKGCPYDNAVSEATFKLVKTEFVKNRRFVSLEHLENELKSYIKWFNEKRIHSTLGYLSPLEYKTIYLNKSV, from the exons ATGACCAAAAGAGAACGAAGATCTTTTACCGATGAATTCAAGAATCAAATGGTTCAGTTATATCTGAACGGCAAACCGAGAGCCGAAATTCTGAAGGAATATGATATAGGTGGTTCAACCTTTGACAGATGGACGAAACACCATGAGAAAACAGGTTCATTTCGTGAAAAAGATAATCTTAGTGATGAACAGAAAGAACTCATAAAACTTCGCAAAGAAAACCAGCGCTTGTTGATGGAAAATGATATTT TTAAAGCAAGCCGCGCTGATCATGGGACGAAAGTAGACGTGATAAGGCAAAATGCCCACAAATACTCGGTATCAGCAATGTGTAAAGTCCTACAAGTGAATCGCAGTAGTTATTACTACAAATCAACCTATCAGGAAGTTGAAGACGATGTTGAGCAGCACGTTATCGAGATTTTTGAATCAAATCAACGGGTCTATGGTACCAGAAAGATTAAGATTGAGCTTCAAAAGAAGAATTTAACAGTCTCTCGTCGCCGAATCGGTCGATTGATGAAGAAAAATGGCTTAGTTTCAACATACACAGTAGCTCAATATAAGCCATTCAAAACCAAATGCAACGAAGCTGAAATCAAGAATGAATTGAATCGGGAATTTGAAAAAGCGGTGCCATTGGAGACCGTTGTTAGCGACCTGACATATGTTCGAGTAGGAACCAAATGGCATTATATCTGCCTTCTCGTTGATTTATTTAATCGGGAGATAATTGGACAGAGCTGTGGCAAAGCGAAAGACGCTGCCCTGGTATATCGGGCTTTTGCTAGCGTGAAGTCCAATCTACATAATATTAGGATGTTTCATACAGACCGTGGCAGCGAGTTTAAAAACCAGCTAATTGATGAAGTAATTTCAACCTTTAATATTCAGCGTTCTTTGAGTATGAAGGGCTGTCCTTATGATAACGCCGTATCCGAGGCTACCTTCAAACTAGTTAAGACAGAGTTTGTGAAAAACCGACGCTTTGTATCACTGGAACACCTAGAGAATGAATTGAAGTCTTATATTAAGTGGTTCAATGAAAAGCGAATTCATTCAACACTAGGCTACCTTAGTCCTCTGGAGTATAAAACCATTTACCTTAACAAATCTGTCTAG
- a CDS encoding group II intron reverse transcriptase, with translation MISPLLANIALHGMEQELGINYTLVHHGKKTSYENHTPYTMCIYADDFVILCETKQEAENPYTTLGSYLRDRGLTLSEEKTKITHISDGFDFLGFNIRRYTTHTGAKLLIKPSKSSIRSFKTKVADIVESSYGNNVQTLINRLNPVIIGTANYWCRTVAKEIFSAMDNYIWKKIYRFLIHSHPKKGWKWIKAQYFKPDKTGQSRNKWILTDPNTGNQLKKMAWTPIVRHQQIKYNYSPYDVTLKEYFAKRDQREFDLNNVAYRQKLAKKQNYVCPMCRMSIVNFKEDLEPHHKHPVIQGGTGAYKNLQLVHSSCHIDYHKAFPTKGEIPMPAQIAQYYKVIKGKRLAGVL, from the coding sequence ATAATATCTCCTCTTTTAGCAAACATTGCCCTTCACGGCATGGAGCAAGAGTTGGGGATTAACTATACTCTGGTTCACCACGGGAAAAAAACCAGCTATGAAAACCACACCCCCTACACAATGTGTATATATGCTGATGATTTTGTAATCCTGTGTGAAACGAAACAGGAAGCCGAAAATCCTTACACGACACTAGGTAGTTACCTGCGTGACAGAGGTTTAACGCTATCGGAAGAAAAAACAAAAATAACCCATATCTCCGATGGCTTTGACTTTCTTGGCTTCAATATTAGGAGATACACGACACACACAGGTGCAAAGTTGCTGATTAAACCGTCAAAAAGCAGTATCCGCAGTTTCAAGACAAAGGTTGCGGATATTGTAGAAAGCTCATACGGTAACAATGTGCAGACTCTAATCAATAGGCTGAACCCTGTAATCATCGGCACTGCTAACTACTGGTGCAGAACGGTCGCAAAAGAGATCTTCTCTGCTATGGACAACTATATTTGGAAGAAGATATATCGGTTTCTAATCCACTCCCACCCCAAAAAGGGCTGGAAGTGGATTAAAGCCCAATACTTCAAACCGGACAAAACAGGACAGAGCAGAAACAAGTGGATTCTGACAGACCCGAATACTGGCAATCAACTTAAGAAAATGGCATGGACGCCTATTGTCAGGCATCAGCAGATCAAGTACAACTACTCCCCATATGATGTCACTCTCAAAGAATATTTTGCAAAGAGAGACCAACGGGAATTTGACTTGAACAATGTAGCCTATCGGCAGAAACTAGCTAAAAAGCAGAACTACGTTTGCCCCATGTGTAGAATGAGCATAGTGAATTTTAAGGAGGACCTGGAACCACATCATAAACATCCTGTAATACAGGGTGGAACAGGTGCATACAAGAACCTTCAACTAGTTCACAGTTCATGCCACATAGACTATCACAAGGCATTCCCAACAAAGGGAGAAATCCCAATGCCAGCACAAATTGCCCAGTATTACAAAGTTATCAAGGGCAAGAGATTGGCGGGAGTGCTTTAA